The Heteronotia binoei isolate CCM8104 ecotype False Entrance Well chromosome 14, APGP_CSIRO_Hbin_v1, whole genome shotgun sequence genome has a window encoding:
- the LOC132582546 gene encoding C-signal-like, translating into MDKLKARSVLVTGSNRGIGLELVRQLSEKRNHPEWIFAMCRDPEGPCAQDLKDVAAKHPEVKIILLEVTDSSSIQAAVAKVTEHLQGAGLNLLINNAGIIRLSTLESETGKNMSEVYKTNVIGPMMVSQAFLPLLRKASQESPQQGMSCSKAAIINMTSASGSITDLPQWHLGQIINYRCSKTALNMLTRCQSLRYAEDEILCIALTPGWVKTDMGGMQAPVTADTRVRVILNTLGRLSEKDNGAFLNWEGIVLPW; encoded by the exons ATGGATAAACTGAAAGCACGCAGCGTCCTGGTGACAGGATCCAACCGAGGTATTGGCTTAGAGCTTGTCAGGCAGCTGTCGGAGAAAAGGAATCATCCAGAATGGATCTTTGCCATGTGCCGTGACCCAGAGGGACCCTGTGCCCAG GACTTGAAGGATGTGGCTGCCAAACACCCAGAAGTTAAAATCATCCTGCTGG AAGTTACCGATTCTTCCAGCATCCAAGCTGCTGTGGCCAAAGTCACAGAGCACCTGCAAGGAGCCGGGCTGAATCTGCTCATCAACAATGCTGGGATTATAAGGCTCAGCACTCTGGAATCGGAGACAGGCAAGAACATGTCCGAAGTGTACAAAACCAACGTGATAGGGCCCATGATGGTAAGCCAG GCGTTCCTGCCCTTGCTGAGGAAGGCATCTCAGGAAAGTCCCCAGCAAGGGATGAGTTGTAGCAAAGCTGCCATTATCAACATGACCAGCGCATCTGGCTCCATCACAGATCTCCCTCAATGGCATTTGGGGCAGATCATTAACTATCGTTGCAGTAAG ACAGCATTAAATATGCTTACCCGGTGCCAGTCCCTTAGATATGCTGAAGATGAGATCCTATGCATTGCATTGACCCCTGGATGGGTGAAGACAGACATGGGAGGCATGCAG GCCCCAGTGACAGCAGACACAAGAGTGCGAGTGATTCTGAACACCCTCGGCCGTCTCTCTGAGAAAGACAATGGTGCTTTTTTGAACTGGGAGGGGATAGTCCTGCCTTGGTGA
- the LOC132582548 gene encoding C-signal-like, whose amino-acid sequence MLNARSVLVTGSNRGIGLELIRQLLGKSKRPEWVFATCRDPEGPRGQELKGLAAKHHEMKIVPLEATDPSSIQAAATEVTETLQGAGLNLLINNAAIARLSTLESETPEDMSELYKNNTIGPMLVTKAFLPLLRKASQKSPQKGMSCSKAAIVNVSSEGGSITNVLMWDLGHFISYRCSKAALNMLTRCQSLGYSEDEILCIALHPGWVQTDMGSSEAPLTVDASVRAILKTLGHLSEKDNGTFVNWEGSAVPW is encoded by the exons ATGCTGAATGCAAGAAGCGTCctggtaacaggatccaaccgGGGCATTGGCTTGGAGCTGATccggcagctgctgggaaaaagCAAGCGGCCAGAATGGGTCTTTGCTACCTGCAGGGACCCAGAGGGACCACGTGGCCAG gagCTGAAGGGTTTGGCTGCCAAGCACCATGAAATGAAGATCGTTCCCCTTG AGGCCACAGATCCATCCAGCATCCAGGCTGCTGCCACTGAAGTAACTGAAACGCTGCAAGGAGCTGGGCTGAACCTCCTGATCAACAATGCAGCGATTGCAAGGCTGAGCACTCTGGAATCGGAGACGCCAGAGGACATGTCTGAGCTTTACAAAAACAACACAATAGGGCCCATGCTGGTGACCAAG gCATTCCTGCCTTTGCTGAGGAAGGCGTCCCAGAAAAGCCCCCAGAAAGGGATGAGCTGCAGCAAAGCTGCCATTGTCAACGTCTCCAGTGAAGGAGGTTCCATCACTAATGTCCTCATGTGGGATCTTGGGCATTTCATCAGTTACCGCTGTAGTAAG GCTGCTTTGAACATGCTCACGCGGTGCCAGTCACTGGGATATTCAGAAGATGAGATCCTGTGCATTGCATTGCACCCTGGATGGGTGCAGACAGACATGGGAAGTTCAGAG GCCCCTCTGACAGTGGATGCAAGTGTGAGAGCCATACTGAAAACCCTTGGCCATCTCTCTGAGAAAGACAACGGCACTTTTGTGAACTGGGAGGGGTCAGCCGTGCCTTGGTGA